One region of Gossypium raimondii isolate GPD5lz chromosome 6, ASM2569854v1, whole genome shotgun sequence genomic DNA includes:
- the LOC105774612 gene encoding putative GATA transcription factor 22, whose product MTPAFLNPPPSPNFPFVELKEEPHHLQLFLSVDKYEGGSSASDQQASSSSSSSSLQSTVEDQKATNGQNSSFGRNEERNYESSAGDNKNGITVKWMSSKIRLMKKMMNSNSNCSSSRRSTDHKFQYPVTGNGEANAIRVCSDCNTTTTPLWRSGPRGPKSLCNACGIRQRKARRAMEAATAAAENGAGVATDAAIVMKFKVNNKEKKSRIGQFKKQQFKAQSDYNSPYSQQSQKKLCFKELALSLSKNSALQSVFPRDVEDAAILLMELSCGLIHS is encoded by the exons ATGACACCAGCATTTCTTAACCCACCACCATCTCCTAATTTCCCCTTTGTGGAGCTAAAAGAAGAACCCCATCATCTTCAGCTTTTTCTCTCT GTGGATAAGTATGAAGGTGGATCATCAGCAAGCGACCAACAAGCCagttcatcatcttcatcttcatcactTCAATCAACGGTGGAAGATCAGAAGGCAACCAATGGCCAAAATTCATCCTTTGGAAGAAACGAGGAAAGGAATTACGAAAGCAGTGCAGGGGATAATAAAAATGGGATAACAGTGAAATGGATGTCATCCAAAATAAggctaatgaagaagatgatgaactCCAACTCCAACTGCAGTAGCAGTAGGAGATCAACAGATCACAAGTTTCAATATCCGGTGACTGGTAATGGTGAAGCCAACGCCATTAGAGTCTGCTCCGACTGTAACACCACCACGACACCGCTTTGGAGAAGTGGCCCTCGAGGTCCCAAA TCTCTTTGCAATGCCTGTGGGATTCGGCAAAGGAAGGCAAGACGAGCCATGGAAGCGGCCACGGCAGCGGCGGAAAACGGTGCTGGAGTTGCAACCGATGCAGCAATAGTAATGAAATTTAAGGTAAACAACAAGGAAAAGAAATCACGTATTGGGCAATTCAAGAAACAACAATTCAAGGCACAATCGGATTATAATTCTCCTTATAGTCAACAAAGCCAAAAGAAGCTTTGCTTCAAGGAATTGGCTTTGAGTTTAAGCAAGAATTCAGCTTTGCAGAGTGTGTTTCCTCGGGACGTTGAAGATGCTGCAATCCTTTTAATGGAGCTCTCTTGTGGCCTTATTCATAGTtga